AGTCAAAGAGTCAAATAACCTCAGCTCGAAGGATCATTTGAACAATGCAGCACTTAACCATCGATCTTAGGATTGGCAGTGGATAAGAGTTAAGCTACCAGCACGAAGGTCACAGGTTTTCTCCCCAGTTGGTTCTacgatttttttcatttacttatggCCTCTTTATCTAATCATGAATACTAAATATGAAAATGCTAAGTTGCACTGTTTTCGAATTCAAAGGTCGAAGGAAGACAAGGGCACACCACCTGAAAAATGACCACGCCCTAGGAAAAAGCTACAGAGTTGAAACATGCTTTCGGATTAGGAAGAGATTTCCTTTCAGACATTTATTAGAATGTCttaacatttaatttaaaaaaattcctaACAGTAAAATTTTTCATAGTTGATCACTTGTTAGTACACAATAACTACCAGTTCAGTGATAATATTACCTGAAACAATATGTCCAACATGTCCCAGTGTTCGAACCACCGTTTCACTTATACTTTATACGATAAAcaagaaagatggttcaaatggctcctagcactatgggacttaacatctgaagtcatcagtcccctagacttagaactacgtaaacctaactaccctaaggatatcacacacgtccatgcccgaggaaggattcgaacctgcgaccgtagcagcagcgtggttccggactgaagcgcctagaaccgctcggccacagcggccagccaagaAAGATGTTTCCAGTTATATCCCTCTACAGTCCTCCCAATATCTGAAATTTTGGTTTACTAGATTAATGTTGTTTGCAGATTTCATACTTGTTGTCCACGAAGATACCGGTTTGGTTCCTTCACGATTATTTTGTTCCAGATGTTCGGGAAGCTGTTTGCAgcgctagcagtagtggcgcttgcgcAGTACGCGAGAGCCGCCGACGTGAATTGCGACGACATACGCGTCAGCTGTCTGCAGATAGACCCCAAAGTGTGCAGTGCGCGCGGTGGCGTCTTCATACCCAGGGGCGGTTTCTGCGGCTTCTGCGACATCTGCCCCAAATACGTCGGCAAGTTCTCCACATTTCCTTCATCTCCGTTTCTTGGTCGCATGTCACCCACTGGGCTAGTGAATACTATTTGTAACATATCACATCCTTGGCTGTGCTCGTCCAGGCAGCTACTGTGTGAGTCGGGGGTCAACTTCCGGGGAAGTAATCTATTGTTCTCCAATTCCTTAATCTCCATTCCTTAATCTTGCTAAATCGGTCCCGGGAAGCCTTGGAAAGATTCATCTCTTTGCTACATTCTAGTAGAAGAAACTAGAAACTGCCATTGGAAATGTTTGAATTCTATTCCTGAGGGTAGTTGGCCGAAAGGTCCGAATATTGAAATACACTGTAAGAGCAAAAAAAAAGACCCACGCACCAATAAGGAGTTATCCAGATTGGATGGGACCAGATAGATGTGATGTTCATgggcagacaaacaaatggttatagtttcagaaaaattggttgatttgctcaagagaaagagcttcataaacagagcgagtcaataacgcattggtctacctctggctcgtatgcaagcagttattagacTTATCATTGACTGATGCAGTTGTTGGaagtccttctgagggatatcatgccgaattctgtccagctggcgcgttagaAGGTCAAAAGCCCGCACTGGTTGGAGGGGCCTGCCCACAATGTT
This genomic stretch from Schistocerca cancellata isolate TAMUIC-IGC-003103 chromosome 2, iqSchCanc2.1, whole genome shotgun sequence harbors:
- the LOC126144297 gene encoding uncharacterized protein LOC126144297, whose protein sequence is MFGKLFAALAVVALAQYARAADVNCDDIRVSCLQIDPKVCSARGGVFIPRGGFCGFCDICPKYVGVGQSCKDDDPYLPPTPTCKEPLICDPASKKCVAAPAGGN